A genome region from Deltaproteobacteria bacterium HGW-Deltaproteobacteria-2 includes the following:
- the rpoB gene encoding DNA-directed RNA polymerase subunit beta, whose translation MGDFRKYFGQAKKILDIPNLIEIQTQSYEKFLQKEIAPVKRGNFGLQGAFKSVFPFSDFSGKCSLEFVSYRLGDVRYDVKECIQKGMTYAAPLKIVVRLVVFDVDRPAEGKSGKETSETKQIRDIKEQEIYFGEIPLMTENGTFIINGTERVIVSQLHRSPGIFFDHDKGKTVASGKLIYSARVIPIRGSWLDLEFDSKDILYVRIDRRRKMPVTILLKALGNSSEFILNYFYSIDKIIVEDKKIYFAVDDSLFGQKAPEDIKDPKSAEIIVKKGRKLNKPLLKRIMDAGIKRVAVSETELAGKIPSSDIRDPKTGDIVFRCNEELPLNWLELAREKGVKELNLIHLDEDMDNASIRDTLLMDRIDSNEDAIMEIYRRLRPSNPPTPETAEKFFQSLFFETETYDLSNVGRAKMNYKLRMNVPTDVTTLRNEDILSAVKYLIDLKNSVGDCSVDDIDHLGNRRVRSVGELIENQYRIGLVRMERAIKEKMSLQDIETMMPHDLINAKPVSAVVNEFFNSSQLSQFMDQTNPLSEITHKRRLSALGPGGLTRERAGFEVRDVHPTHYGRICPIETPEGPNIGLIVSLSTYARVNEFGFIETPYRMVENGRVSDDVRFITAIEEENQIVASADRPVDKHDKFVEELISVRKGGDFISVMPEQIKMMDVSPTQLVSVAAALIPFLEHDDANRALMGSNMQRQSVPLMSPEVPVVGTGIESVVARDSGAVVVARRPGVVENVDASRIIVRADRPEEDGIDSGVDIYNLAKYQRSNQDTCFNQKPIVNVGDRLHKKDILADGPAIDNGELALGRNVMVAFMSWGGYNYEDSILVSERIVKEDIFTSIHIEEFETMSRDTKLGKEEITRDIPNVGEEVLKNLDESGIVCIGVSVKPGDILVGKITPKGETQLSAEEKLLRAIFGEKASDVRDTSLRVPPGVEGTVIDAKIFTRKGAESDSRSQAIEADAIEQITKDRDDEIRILTEAVKKDITKLVIGKTAATKITDTKKKVILKKGDKITKEIWADLPFSSWKEITIAENDGSEEKITNMIASLERKIDFVHAHFAEKMEKIKASDELPTGVIKMVKVYVAIKRKLSVGDKMAGRHGNKGVLSRILPEEDMPYFADGTPVDIVLNPLGVPSRMNVGQILETHLGWAAKSIGESLNELWKKNSNLNNIKNELKKVYSSPDFDKFIDQASVEEIKRFAGRLKKGMLVATPVFDGCSEEQIREMLRKADLPETGQSILFDGRTGEPFDQEVTVGIIYMMKLHHLVDNKIHARSIGPYSLVTQQPLGGKAQFGGQRLGEMEVWAMEAYGAAYALQEFLTVKSDDVAGRTRIYESIVKGEHTFESGLPESFNVLVKELQGLGLDVELVEEADELS comes from the coding sequence ATGGGTGACTTTAGAAAATATTTTGGTCAGGCAAAGAAAATACTGGATATACCGAATCTAATTGAAATCCAGACACAATCTTATGAAAAATTCCTCCAAAAGGAAATAGCGCCGGTAAAAAGGGGCAACTTTGGTTTGCAGGGTGCTTTTAAGAGCGTTTTTCCCTTTTCGGACTTTAGTGGGAAGTGTTCTCTGGAGTTTGTCAGTTATAGACTCGGTGATGTCCGGTATGATGTGAAGGAGTGTATCCAGAAAGGCATGACCTATGCCGCTCCTTTGAAAATTGTGGTTAGGCTGGTTGTTTTTGATGTAGATCGCCCTGCTGAAGGAAAAAGCGGCAAGGAAACATCTGAAACAAAGCAGATCCGTGACATTAAAGAGCAGGAAATTTACTTTGGTGAAATTCCGCTGATGACTGAAAATGGCACTTTTATCATTAACGGAACGGAACGGGTTATTGTTAGCCAACTTCACCGTTCGCCCGGCATCTTTTTTGATCATGACAAGGGTAAAACTGTTGCCAGCGGCAAGCTGATTTATTCGGCAAGGGTAATTCCAATTCGTGGTTCCTGGCTGGATTTGGAATTTGATTCTAAAGACATCCTCTATGTCAGAATAGACCGCCGCAGAAAAATGCCTGTCACAATATTATTGAAAGCGCTGGGTAATTCGTCGGAATTTATTTTAAATTATTTCTACAGCATTGATAAAATTATCGTTGAAGATAAAAAGATTTATTTTGCTGTTGACGATTCTCTTTTTGGTCAGAAAGCTCCTGAAGATATCAAAGATCCCAAGAGCGCTGAAATAATCGTCAAAAAGGGGCGTAAGCTAAATAAGCCTCTTTTAAAAAGAATAATGGATGCAGGCATTAAACGTGTTGCAGTTAGTGAAACGGAGCTTGCCGGGAAGATCCCTTCGTCGGACATCCGTGATCCTAAAACAGGAGACATCGTTTTCCGCTGCAACGAGGAATTGCCCTTAAACTGGTTGGAATTAGCCCGGGAGAAGGGTGTTAAAGAGTTAAATCTTATCCATCTTGATGAAGATATGGATAACGCGTCCATCAGGGATACTTTATTGATGGATCGCATTGATAGTAATGAAGACGCGATAATGGAAATATATCGCCGGTTGCGTCCCAGCAATCCTCCAACTCCGGAAACGGCGGAAAAATTTTTCCAAAGCCTTTTCTTTGAAACGGAAACTTATGACTTGTCCAATGTCGGTCGCGCCAAGATGAATTACAAATTACGTATGAATGTGCCGACGGATGTTACCACGTTGCGTAATGAGGACATTCTGTCAGCGGTAAAATATTTGATTGATTTGAAAAATTCTGTTGGGGATTGTAGTGTCGATGATATTGACCATTTAGGAAACCGTCGGGTACGATCTGTTGGTGAGCTTATTGAAAACCAGTACCGTATTGGTTTGGTGCGCATGGAACGGGCAATAAAAGAAAAAATGAGTTTGCAGGATATCGAAACAATGATGCCGCACGACCTGATTAACGCTAAACCCGTTTCGGCCGTTGTTAACGAATTTTTTAATTCCAGCCAGCTTTCACAGTTCATGGATCAGACCAATCCTCTTTCTGAAATTACGCACAAAAGACGATTGTCTGCACTCGGTCCAGGCGGCTTGACCAGGGAGCGGGCCGGATTTGAAGTTCGAGACGTCCATCCCACTCATTACGGGCGTATTTGCCCGATAGAAACACCGGAAGGACCTAATATCGGGTTGATTGTATCTCTTAGCACTTATGCGAGAGTTAATGAATTTGGTTTTATTGAAACACCCTATAGGATGGTGGAAAATGGCCGTGTATCAGATGACGTTCGTTTTATAACAGCAATTGAAGAAGAAAATCAAATTGTTGCTTCGGCGGACCGTCCTGTGGATAAACATGACAAATTTGTAGAAGAGCTGATATCCGTTAGAAAAGGTGGCGATTTTATTTCGGTTATGCCGGAACAAATTAAGATGATGGACGTTTCGCCTACCCAGCTGGTCAGTGTCGCGGCGGCGTTAATTCCGTTTCTGGAACACGATGACGCCAATCGCGCACTCATGGGGTCAAATATGCAGAGACAATCTGTCCCTTTGATGAGCCCCGAAGTTCCGGTGGTAGGTACAGGCATAGAATCGGTTGTTGCCCGTGATTCCGGAGCTGTTGTTGTTGCCAGACGGCCTGGTGTTGTGGAAAATGTTGATGCATCGAGGATTATTGTCCGGGCTGACCGTCCTGAAGAAGACGGCATTGACAGCGGTGTTGATATCTATAATTTAGCTAAATACCAGCGCTCCAATCAAGACACTTGTTTTAACCAGAAACCTATAGTCAATGTGGGTGATCGCCTGCATAAAAAAGATATATTGGCTGACGGACCTGCAATTGATAACGGAGAATTGGCGCTGGGACGGAATGTTATGGTTGCTTTCATGTCCTGGGGCGGTTACAACTATGAAGATTCTATTCTGGTCAGTGAACGAATAGTTAAAGAAGATATTTTTACATCCATTCACATTGAAGAATTTGAAACCATGTCCCGTGATACCAAGCTGGGCAAGGAAGAAATTACGCGTGACATTCCCAATGTCGGCGAAGAAGTTCTGAAAAATCTGGATGAAAGCGGTATAGTCTGTATTGGCGTTTCCGTGAAGCCGGGCGATATTCTTGTCGGCAAAATCACTCCCAAGGGAGAGACTCAATTATCTGCTGAAGAAAAACTTCTGCGGGCTATTTTTGGCGAAAAAGCCAGTGATGTGAGAGACACGTCTTTACGTGTGCCCCCAGGTGTTGAAGGGACAGTCATTGACGCCAAGATATTTACAAGAAAAGGCGCAGAAAGTGACTCGCGTTCGCAAGCGATCGAAGCAGATGCTATTGAGCAAATAACCAAAGACAGGGATGATGAAATCCGTATTCTGACAGAAGCAGTTAAGAAGGATATTACAAAACTTGTTATCGGAAAAACAGCGGCAACGAAAATAACCGATACTAAAAAGAAAGTAATTTTAAAGAAAGGCGACAAAATCACGAAAGAGATTTGGGCGGATTTACCTTTCTCCAGCTGGAAAGAAATCACCATTGCTGAAAACGATGGTTCGGAAGAAAAGATAACTAATATGATTGCTTCTCTGGAGAGAAAAATCGATTTTGTCCATGCTCATTTTGCGGAAAAAATGGAGAAGATTAAAGCCAGTGATGAACTTCCTACCGGTGTTATTAAAATGGTCAAAGTTTATGTTGCCATTAAGCGAAAACTTTCCGTAGGTGACAAGATGGCAGGAAGGCACGGCAACAAAGGTGTTCTGTCGAGAATTTTGCCGGAAGAAGATATGCCTTATTTTGCTGACGGAACTCCTGTGGACATTGTTTTGAATCCCCTGGGTGTTCCCTCGCGAATGAATGTTGGACAGATTCTGGAAACTCATCTTGGATGGGCGGCAAAATCGATAGGCGAGAGTTTGAATGAACTGTGGAAGAAGAATTCCAATTTAAACAATATTAAAAACGAATTGAAAAAAGTTTATTCTTCTCCTGATTTTGACAAATTTATTGATCAGGCTTCTGTCGAAGAAATCAAAAGATTTGCGGGACGTTTGAAAAAAGGAATGCTTGTGGCCACTCCTGTTTTCGACGGATGTTCCGAAGAACAAATAAGGGAAATGTTAAGAAAAGCCGATCTGCCGGAAACCGGCCAATCCATTCTTTTTGACGGAAGAACCGGTGAACCGTTTGATCAGGAAGTAACAGTGGGAATTATTTACATGATGAAGCTGCACCATCTGGTTGATAATAAAATTCATGCGCGTTCCATCGGTCCCTATTCACTGGTAACCCAGCAGCCGTTGGGCGGTAAAGCTCAATTCGGTGGTCAGAGATTGGGCGAAATGGAAGTGTGGGCAATGGAGGCATACGGTGCTGCTTACGCGTTGCAGGAATTTCTAACGGTAAAATCCGATGATGTGGCAGGACGAACAAGAATTTACGAATCTATTGTAAAAGGTGAGCATACATTTGAGTCTGGTCTGCCGGAATCCTTTAATGTGCTTGTTAAAGAACTCCAGGGCCTTGGATTAGACGTGGAATTAGTTGAAGAAGCCGACGAACTGAGCTGA
- a CDS encoding 50S ribosomal protein L7/L12 yields the protein MSEITKDDVVKFIEGMTVLELSALVKELEEKFGVSAAAPMMAVAAAGGAAPAAAAEEQTEFNAILTGFGAEKIQVIKVVRAITNLGLKEAKDLVEGVPKAIKEGVSKDEAADIKKKIEEVGGTVEIK from the coding sequence ATGTCAGAAATTACTAAAGACGATGTAGTCAAATTTATTGAAGGAATGACAGTATTGGAGCTTTCTGCTCTGGTAAAAGAATTGGAAGAAAAATTCGGCGTTTCCGCAGCCGCTCCGATGATGGCTGTTGCTGCTGCTGGTGGCGCCGCTCCTGCCGCTGCTGCTGAAGAGCAGACTGAATTCAACGCCATTCTGACCGGATTTGGCGCGGAAAAGATTCAAGTAATCAAAGTTGTTCGTGCTATCACCAACTTGGGATTGAAAGAAGCAAAAGATTTGGTGGAAGGTGTGCCAAAAGCCATTAAAGAAGGCGTTTCCAAAGACGAAGCCGCAGACATTAAGAAGAAAATTGAAGAAGTCGGCGGGACCGTGGAGATTAAGTAA
- the rplJ gene encoding 50S ribosomal protein L10, producing the protein MDRGTKEQIVSELHKKLKEAKLGVLTSFSGMNVEKMEALRNALRKSDAEWKVVKNTLLRIASKETDFSILDDHFKWPVAVVLGYKDPVGPTKILIDFAKKNPELEIKVGLLDRKSLTKSDLTVLAELPSKEVLLGKLVSVMAAVPTSFVTVLSGVPRSFVQVLNAYCDKKKTLN; encoded by the coding sequence TTGGATCGGGGAACGAAAGAGCAAATTGTATCTGAATTACATAAGAAACTCAAAGAAGCCAAATTAGGCGTTCTGACCAGCTTTAGCGGAATGAATGTCGAGAAAATGGAAGCTCTAAGAAATGCGTTGCGCAAGTCCGATGCTGAATGGAAGGTTGTGAAAAACACTCTTTTGAGGATTGCTTCAAAAGAAACCGATTTCAGTATACTTGACGATCATTTCAAATGGCCTGTTGCAGTTGTTTTGGGCTATAAAGACCCGGTGGGACCGACTAAAATTCTGATTGATTTTGCGAAGAAAAATCCGGAATTGGAAATCAAAGTTGGACTGCTGGATAGAAAGTCTTTAACTAAGAGCGATCTTACTGTTTTGGCTGAATTACCCAGTAAAGAGGTTCTCTTGGGTAAATTAGTTTCGGTAATGGCAGCGGTACCGACATCGTTCGTGACCGTTTTAAGTGGCGTTCCGAGAAGCTTTGTGCAAGTGCTCAATGCCTATTGTGATAAGAAAAAAACTTTAAATTAA
- a CDS encoding 50S ribosomal protein L1, which produces MLKRGKRILAAKAKVEPGKRYSLQEATEIVVSAAGTKFDETVDAAVRLGVNPAHADQMVRGSVVLPNGLGKTVRVLVFAKGEKEKEALDAGADLVGNDDILEKIKGGWMEFDRVIATPDMMGSVGKIGKILGPRGLMPNPKVGTVTFEVANAVKELKAGKVEFRVEKAGIVHSPVGKVSFGAEKLRENVSALLETIIKLKPASSKGTYIKSISISSTMGVGVKIDPLDIKAAV; this is translated from the coding sequence ATGTTAAAAAGAGGCAAACGTATATTGGCAGCAAAAGCGAAAGTTGAACCGGGCAAACGATACTCGCTTCAAGAAGCTACAGAAATAGTTGTATCAGCGGCTGGCACCAAATTTGATGAAACTGTGGATGCTGCCGTTCGTTTAGGTGTTAATCCTGCTCATGCCGATCAGATGGTGCGGGGAAGTGTGGTTCTGCCTAATGGCTTGGGAAAAACAGTAAGAGTTTTGGTCTTTGCCAAAGGAGAAAAGGAGAAAGAAGCTCTGGACGCTGGCGCGGATTTAGTCGGTAATGATGATATTCTTGAAAAGATTAAAGGCGGCTGGATGGAATTTGATCGTGTTATCGCGACTCCGGATATGATGGGTTCCGTGGGAAAGATCGGTAAAATTTTAGGTCCGCGCGGATTAATGCCCAATCCAAAGGTGGGAACCGTGACTTTTGAAGTGGCTAATGCGGTGAAGGAATTGAAGGCCGGGAAGGTGGAATTCCGCGTGGAAAAAGCGGGGATAGTTCACTCTCCAGTTGGGAAAGTATCTTTTGGTGCCGAAAAATTAAGAGAAAATGTCAGCGCTTTGCTGGAAACCATTATTAAATTGAAACCGGCGTCAAGCAAAGGAACCTATATTAAAAGCATTTCTATTTCCAGTACAATGGGTGTGGGCGTGAAAATTGATCCTCTCGATATAAAAGCTGCGGTTTAA
- the rplK gene encoding 50S ribosomal protein L11, whose amino-acid sequence MAKKIIANIKLQIKAGKATPSPPIGPALGQHGVNIMEFCKAYNAMTQSQEGMIIPVVITVYADRSFTFITKTPPVSVLLKQAAKIAKGASDPKREKVGTVTAGQVKEIAELKFKDLNAVNIEGAIKTISGTARSMGIEITG is encoded by the coding sequence ATGGCAAAAAAAATTATTGCAAATATAAAATTGCAAATCAAGGCGGGCAAAGCGACTCCTTCACCTCCTATCGGTCCGGCATTGGGACAGCACGGCGTTAATATTATGGAATTTTGCAAAGCCTATAATGCTATGACGCAGAGTCAGGAAGGTATGATTATTCCTGTCGTGATTACCGTTTATGCGGACAGGTCTTTTACATTTATAACAAAGACACCTCCGGTATCCGTGCTGCTTAAACAGGCGGCAAAAATTGCCAAAGGAGCCAGCGATCCGAAGAGGGAAAAAGTTGGCACGGTTACGGCAGGACAAGTGAAAGAAATTGCCGAATTAAAGTTTAAAGATTTAAATGCCGTGAATATTGAAGGTGCTATAAAGACAATTTCAGGCACTGCAAGGTCAATGGGAATTGAAATTACAGGTTAA
- a CDS encoding transcription termination/antitermination protein NusG: MAFKWYVVHTYSGYENKVKMSLQERIELSGTQAFFSDILIPEEDVVELISGEKKNSKRKFFPGYILVRMEMTDDTWHIVKDTPKVTGFIGTKDKPSPIPDKDVENLKFRIDEGTLKPKPKFKFDVGDHVKIIDGPFTNFDGVIDELKPEKSKLRVIVSIFGRPTPVELDFIQVTQG, translated from the coding sequence ATGGCTTTTAAATGGTATGTTGTTCATACCTATTCCGGGTATGAGAACAAGGTAAAGATGAGTCTTCAAGAAAGAATTGAACTGTCTGGAACCCAGGCTTTCTTTTCCGATATTCTTATTCCTGAAGAAGATGTTGTAGAATTGATTTCAGGGGAAAAGAAAAATTCCAAACGTAAGTTTTTTCCGGGATATATTCTTGTCCGCATGGAAATGACGGATGATACCTGGCATATTGTTAAAGATACTCCTAAAGTTACCGGTTTTATTGGCACTAAAGATAAGCCTTCACCTATACCGGACAAAGATGTGGAAAACCTGAAGTTCAGGATTGATGAAGGAACGCTAAAGCCAAAGCCCAAATTCAAATTCGATGTTGGTGATCATGTGAAAATTATTGATGGTCCGTTTACCAATTTTGATGGGGTTATTGATGAATTGAAACCTGAAAAAAGCAAGCTAAGAGTTATCGTGAGTATTTTTGGTCGACCTACACCGGTGGAATTGGATTTCATTCAGGTAACTCAGGGATAA
- a CDS encoding preprotein translocase subunit SecE — protein sequence MEEIKEKVKVTIEKVTQFLKEAKVELKKVTWPTPKQAMASTAVVIILVFIVAIILGIIDFALAKTVKFILG from the coding sequence ATGGAAGAAATAAAAGAAAAAGTAAAAGTAACAATAGAAAAAGTAACACAATTTCTAAAAGAAGCTAAGGTGGAACTTAAAAAGGTTACTTGGCCTACCCCTAAGCAGGCTATGGCGTCTACAGCAGTCGTAATAATTTTAGTTTTTATAGTTGCGATTATTTTGGGCATAATTGATTTTGCGCTCGCTAAAACAGTTAAATTTATATTAGGTTAA